A stretch of the Haloarcula ordinaria genome encodes the following:
- the purS gene encoding phosphoribosylformylglycinamidine synthase subunit PurS yields the protein MTVYTATVTVRLKRGVLDPEAETTQRSLERLGFELEDLRSADVFELDIDAASADEATDRADEMAERLLANPTIHDYDVEVDQVE from the coding sequence ATGACCGTCTACACCGCCACGGTGACCGTCCGACTCAAGCGGGGCGTCCTCGACCCCGAGGCCGAGACGACCCAGCGCTCGCTCGAACGGCTCGGCTTCGAGCTCGAGGACCTCCGGTCTGCGGACGTGTTCGAACTCGACATCGACGCCGCGTCGGCCGACGAAGCCACCGACCGGGCCGACGAGATGGCCGAACGCCTGCTGGCGAACCCGACCATCCACGACTACGACGTGGAGGTCGACCAGGTCGAATGA
- a CDS encoding poly-gamma-glutamate biosynthesis protein PgsC/CapC, whose product MLIATAILLLGLLAGIGAAQLRGLRLGGVIVVPLVAVYLLRSFSTFPVFVLSTVAAYVSLRFVKARLPLYGRQLYVISIAVGALVPITIFEFLALDLGLRRMIAEIEFLGSILPGIAAYNFHRLSVEDRVLDAVVSLAVLLFLVVVGIGLTIAVGLTPLAQATPPLLLSPESDIAIAFGLTVDRPPLPIIASNRLTIGVLAVGMVMGELVRARYGLRLGGVIAVPLVVLLSFRNGWMLPLWLVTGVLVYVAVQAVHRWTLLYGRVLLATSVIFGLLAAISSVAVIPATHGVLPFFIGLLAGVTAYNMHVSSPAERPATLAAILALLVVITFLARLFVVPPPGGMLRTVPVESLVVGAALLGPACWALYRLERIQPAPAALSGIEPDTKRGGERR is encoded by the coding sequence ATGTTGATCGCGACGGCCATACTGCTGCTCGGCTTGCTCGCGGGAATCGGAGCGGCGCAACTGCGAGGGCTCAGACTCGGCGGTGTCATCGTCGTTCCGCTGGTCGCTGTGTACCTGCTGCGGAGTTTCAGCACCTTCCCCGTCTTCGTCTTGAGTACGGTCGCGGCGTACGTCTCGCTTCGCTTCGTGAAGGCGCGACTCCCGCTCTACGGGCGACAACTGTACGTCATCTCGATCGCTGTCGGCGCGCTCGTCCCGATCACGATCTTCGAGTTTCTCGCACTGGACCTGGGGCTCAGGCGGATGATCGCCGAGATCGAGTTCCTCGGGAGCATCCTGCCGGGCATCGCGGCGTACAACTTCCACCGGCTCTCGGTCGAAGACCGGGTGCTCGACGCCGTGGTGAGCCTCGCCGTGTTGCTGTTTCTCGTCGTGGTCGGTATCGGCCTGACGATCGCCGTCGGCCTGACGCCGCTCGCGCAGGCGACGCCGCCGCTGTTGTTGAGTCCCGAATCCGACATCGCTATCGCGTTCGGCCTGACCGTCGACCGGCCACCACTCCCGATTATCGCGTCGAACCGGCTCACTATCGGCGTGCTTGCGGTCGGCATGGTCATGGGCGAACTGGTTCGAGCCCGCTACGGACTCCGACTCGGCGGGGTTATCGCCGTCCCGCTCGTCGTCTTGCTCTCCTTTCGAAACGGCTGGATGCTCCCGCTGTGGCTCGTGACCGGCGTCCTCGTCTACGTGGCCGTCCAGGCGGTCCACCGGTGGACGCTGCTGTACGGCCGGGTCCTGCTCGCGACCAGCGTCATCTTCGGACTCTTGGCGGCGATCTCTTCTGTCGCCGTGATTCCCGCCACTCACGGCGTGCTCCCGTTTTTCATCGGCCTGCTCGCCGGGGTGACGGCGTACAACATGCACGTGAGTTCGCCGGCCGAACGCCCAGCGACGCTCGCGGCCATCCTCGCGCTCCTGGTCGTCATCACGTTCCTCGCTCGCCTCTTTGTCGTCCCTCCACCGGGTGGGATGCTCAGGACGGTACCAGTCGAGTCGCTCGTGGTCGGTGCGGCGCTGCTCGGGCCCGCCTGCTGGGCACTCTACCGGCTCGAACGGATCCAGCCGGCCCCGGCGGCGCTGTCGGGCATCGAACCCGACACGAAGCGGGGTGGCGAACGGCGATGA
- the purQ gene encoding phosphoribosylformylglycinamidine synthase I, with amino-acid sequence MTIAVIQFGGSNCDRDSVQALESLGFDAELVWHEDGLPDAVEGIMLPGGFSYGDYLRAGAMAARSPIMQAVRDAADEGIPVLGVCNGAQIGCESSLTPGVFTTNESARFRCEHVHLRVENADTPWTNHYEEGDVVELPIAHGEGRYEITDERLEELEAENRILFRYCDADGNVTPEANPNGSKHAVAGITGAGDHVAVMMPHPERASLEDLGRTDGQGALEGFAE; translated from the coding sequence ATGACGATTGCAGTGATACAGTTTGGCGGCTCGAACTGCGACCGCGACTCGGTCCAGGCCCTCGAGTCGCTGGGCTTCGACGCGGAACTCGTCTGGCACGAGGACGGGCTCCCGGATGCCGTCGAGGGTATCATGCTCCCCGGTGGCTTCTCCTACGGTGACTACCTCCGTGCCGGTGCGATGGCCGCCCGCTCGCCTATCATGCAGGCGGTCAGGGACGCTGCCGACGAAGGTATCCCAGTCCTTGGCGTCTGTAACGGCGCCCAAATCGGCTGTGAGTCGTCGCTGACGCCCGGCGTGTTCACCACCAACGAGAGTGCCCGGTTCCGGTGTGAGCACGTCCATCTCCGCGTGGAGAACGCCGACACGCCGTGGACCAACCACTACGAGGAAGGCGACGTCGTCGAACTCCCCATCGCCCACGGCGAGGGCCGCTACGAGATTACCGACGAGCGCCTCGAGGAGCTCGAAGCGGAGAACCGCATCCTCTTTCGGTACTGCGACGCGGACGGCAACGTCACGCCCGAGGCGAACCCCAACGGGTCGAAACACGCCGTCGCCGGCATCACCGGCGCGGGCGACCACGTCGCGGTCATGATGCCCCACCCCGAGCGCGCGTCGCTCGAAGACCTCGGCCGGACGGACGGGCAGGGCGCGCTAGAAGGGTTCGCGGAGTAA
- a CDS encoding CBS domain-containing protein, whose product MSNDRTLVADIMTTPLETISPDAEIVEAAAVMRDKDISALLVTTAPPSIITSTDVLDAVAQGMDTSDLLVSDLMTEHVETVPPDLPLGETAAMMTNFGINHLPVVDDDYIGMVSSSDITKQLH is encoded by the coding sequence ATGAGCAACGACCGCACTCTGGTAGCGGACATCATGACGACGCCACTCGAGACGATTTCCCCGGACGCCGAGATCGTCGAGGCCGCGGCCGTCATGCGAGACAAGGACATCAGCGCGCTGCTCGTGACGACCGCGCCGCCGTCGATTATCACGAGCACGGACGTCCTCGACGCTGTCGCGCAAGGGATGGACACCAGCGACCTGCTGGTCTCGGACCTGATGACCGAGCACGTCGAGACGGTGCCGCCGGACCTCCCGCTGGGCGAGACGGCGGCGATGATGACGAACTTCGGTATCAACCACCTCCCGGTCGTCGACGACGACTACATCGGGATGGTCTCCTCGTCGGACATCACGAAGCAGCTGCACTGA
- a CDS encoding STT3 domain-containing protein has protein sequence MNDEPGVDVLEDRPELKSAAEAVLAVDEETDGWDFDDVPVDSGQFGELVSEGIVEKTDGKYHVADPRAVRAVLDGGTPNATSQQGTSFANSVSSLTSVEFEPRAVGLLVAALAVVFVSRVYVVGSIYRGDDIVLSGNDPYFYRYHVEQIAAEAGGAADFGALSTMAGGLTNGEPLMVATLWWVASLFGGSVEAIGNVLAWYPVVSALVSAVLLYALALRVTNDRRVGLASMLFLAFIPGHAFRTSLGFADHHAFDYPWLGLTALALVILLTTDVDRASFRRVELWLAAGGLGLGLGGQVLAWEAGPLLILPVGLAVTGKTILDVAADRSSLLTNAPVIAGTTFGAVLAWGTHSVAGWQTALVASTPALLTAGVLGVSLTAEAVRSVDGTARQLAGLDVGLGLLGFLVLRFGLPEQWATLQGRLDTLFRSDSIAEVYGLFNAESFGFLLLFGFTLILALPAMGWGVQRAREGSPGWLVASSYAWFLFALAAIQVRFVGELATFAALFTGVAFVWVASWIDLARPLSVDSGRDVVDVALPDGRTLGALVVLFLLFGGFGMLQVPVKTSQVVTEDGTYEAATAIETNAAERELEYTENYVLSAWGRNRVYNYFVNGESESYAYARSNFPQFVNSESPESVYDRYSDRVGYVVTTDGPDVPAETLYGRLHDAMGSRNGDLDGLGHFQPVYASESGSHKAFALVPGATVRGTAAANTTVTVTADVTVSGTSFEYERQTTTNATGAFAVTVANPGIYTVAAPGSENRTVEVSETAVYDGANVTAG, from the coding sequence ATGAACGACGAGCCCGGGGTCGACGTCCTCGAAGACCGCCCCGAGCTGAAATCCGCGGCTGAAGCCGTCCTCGCCGTCGACGAGGAGACGGACGGCTGGGACTTCGACGACGTTCCCGTCGACTCGGGCCAGTTCGGCGAACTCGTCTCGGAAGGTATCGTCGAGAAAACCGATGGGAAGTATCACGTCGCCGACCCCCGGGCGGTTCGAGCGGTGCTCGATGGTGGGACACCGAACGCAACCAGTCAGCAGGGCACCAGCTTCGCCAACTCGGTCTCTTCGCTCACCAGCGTCGAGTTCGAACCGCGGGCCGTCGGCTTGCTCGTCGCGGCGTTGGCCGTGGTGTTCGTTTCGCGAGTGTACGTCGTCGGCTCGATATACCGTGGTGACGACATCGTCCTCTCGGGGAACGACCCGTACTTCTACCGTTATCACGTGGAGCAGATCGCCGCTGAAGCCGGCGGCGCGGCCGACTTCGGGGCGCTCTCTACCATGGCCGGGGGACTCACCAACGGCGAACCGCTGATGGTCGCGACGCTCTGGTGGGTCGCCAGCCTCTTTGGCGGCAGTGTCGAGGCGATCGGGAACGTACTCGCGTGGTATCCCGTCGTCTCGGCACTCGTCTCTGCCGTCCTCCTCTATGCGTTGGCGCTCCGCGTGACCAACGACAGACGCGTTGGTCTGGCATCGATGCTCTTCCTGGCGTTCATCCCCGGCCACGCCTTCCGAACGAGTCTGGGCTTCGCCGACCACCACGCCTTCGACTACCCGTGGCTCGGTCTGACGGCGCTGGCGCTGGTTATCTTGCTGACGACCGACGTGGACAGAGCGTCGTTCCGCAGAGTGGAACTCTGGCTCGCGGCCGGGGGACTCGGACTCGGACTCGGCGGACAGGTGCTAGCCTGGGAGGCCGGTCCGTTGCTCATCCTCCCGGTGGGCCTCGCCGTGACTGGGAAGACGATTCTCGACGTCGCGGCCGATCGCTCGTCGCTGCTCACGAACGCGCCAGTCATCGCGGGGACGACCTTCGGGGCGGTCCTTGCTTGGGGGACCCACTCTGTCGCTGGCTGGCAGACCGCCCTCGTCGCGTCGACGCCGGCACTGTTGACCGCGGGTGTCCTCGGCGTCTCGCTGACTGCGGAGGCCGTCCGCAGTGTCGATGGCACTGCGAGGCAGCTGGCCGGACTCGACGTTGGCCTGGGACTGCTTGGCTTCCTCGTCCTCCGATTCGGCCTCCCCGAGCAGTGGGCGACCCTGCAGGGCCGACTCGATACGCTCTTTCGCTCCGACTCGATCGCCGAAGTGTACGGGCTGTTCAACGCCGAATCGTTCGGCTTTCTGCTCCTGTTCGGGTTCACGCTGATTCTCGCCCTCCCGGCGATGGGTTGGGGCGTCCAGCGAGCGCGCGAGGGATCTCCTGGCTGGCTGGTCGCCAGTAGCTACGCGTGGTTCCTCTTCGCGCTCGCGGCGATTCAGGTCCGGTTCGTCGGCGAACTGGCGACGTTCGCGGCGCTGTTTACCGGCGTCGCGTTCGTCTGGGTCGCCTCGTGGATCGACCTCGCTCGACCGCTTTCGGTCGACAGCGGTCGAGACGTCGTTGATGTCGCCCTCCCAGATGGCCGGACACTCGGCGCTTTGGTCGTCCTCTTTCTCCTGTTCGGTGGCTTCGGCATGTTGCAGGTTCCGGTCAAGACGAGCCAGGTCGTCACGGAGGACGGTACCTACGAAGCGGCGACTGCAATCGAGACGAACGCGGCCGAGCGTGAACTGGAGTACACGGAGAACTACGTCCTCAGCGCCTGGGGTCGCAACCGCGTGTACAACTACTTCGTCAACGGCGAGTCGGAAAGTTACGCATACGCGCGGAGCAACTTCCCCCAGTTCGTCAACTCGGAATCGCCCGAGAGCGTCTACGATCGATACTCGGACCGGGTCGGGTACGTGGTCACGACCGACGGACCCGACGTGCCGGCCGAGACACTGTACGGCCGACTCCACGACGCGATGGGTAGTAGAAACGGTGACCTCGATGGCCTCGGTCACTTCCAGCCCGTCTACGCCAGTGAGAGCGGGAGTCACAAAGCGTTCGCGCTGGTCCCGGGGGCGACCGTTCGCGGAACTGCGGCGGCGAACACTACCGTGACGGTCACGGCGGACGTCACCGTCTCGGGGACGTCGTTCGAATACGAGCGCCAGACCACGACGAACGCGACGGGGGCCTTCGCGGTGACAGTCGCGAATCCCGGAATCTACACGGTGGCAGCGCCGGGAAGTGAGAACCGTACAGTCGAGGTCTCGGAGACGGCCGTCTACGACGGCGCGAACGTGACGGCAGGATAA
- a CDS encoding archaeosine biosynthesis radical SAM protein RaSEA: MSKPSPDVYEQGKGMDAHNAVMRDIRSRNDSTYDPREPTRVWLDEDNTPDGVYQSLTIILNTGGCRWARAGGCTMCGYVAESVEGGSVAHEDLMAQIQHCLDHEAENAEEPSGLIKIYTSGSFLDEREVPAETRQAIAETFADRERIVVESLPDFVQDDRVSDFVDVGLETDVAVGLETATDRVRHDSVNKYFDFADFEAACAAAREAGAGVKAYLLMKPPFLTESEAVEDMKRSVRRCAAVEGCHTVSMNPCNVQRYTMVEELYHDGGYRPPWLWSVADVLESTADVSGSGATGGSSDGEDVIVVSDPVGHGSDRGPHNCGECDDRVQRAIKDFDLRQDPSVFEQVSCECEATWEAVLEREKGYSLPLAR, from the coding sequence ATGAGCAAGCCCAGTCCCGACGTCTACGAGCAGGGCAAGGGCATGGACGCCCACAACGCGGTGATGCGCGACATCCGATCGCGCAACGACTCGACGTACGACCCGCGCGAACCGACCAGAGTCTGGCTCGACGAGGACAACACGCCCGACGGCGTCTACCAGAGCCTGACCATCATCCTCAACACCGGCGGCTGCCGGTGGGCCCGTGCGGGCGGGTGTACGATGTGTGGCTACGTCGCCGAGAGCGTCGAGGGCGGCAGCGTCGCCCACGAGGACCTGATGGCCCAGATTCAACACTGCCTGGACCACGAGGCCGAGAACGCGGAAGAGCCGTCGGGCCTCATCAAGATCTACACCTCCGGGAGCTTCCTCGACGAGCGCGAGGTCCCCGCCGAAACTCGGCAGGCCATCGCCGAGACGTTCGCCGACCGCGAGCGCATCGTCGTCGAGTCGCTGCCCGACTTCGTGCAGGACGACCGGGTCAGCGACTTCGTCGACGTGGGGCTCGAAACCGACGTCGCCGTGGGACTGGAGACCGCCACGGACCGCGTGCGCCACGACTCGGTGAACAAGTACTTCGACTTCGCGGACTTCGAGGCGGCCTGCGCGGCCGCTCGGGAGGCCGGTGCCGGCGTGAAGGCCTACCTCCTGATGAAGCCCCCCTTCCTCACCGAGTCGGAGGCCGTCGAAGACATGAAGCGGTCGGTGCGCCGGTGTGCCGCCGTCGAGGGGTGTCACACCGTCTCGATGAACCCCTGTAACGTCCAGCGCTACACGATGGTCGAGGAGCTGTACCACGACGGTGGCTACCGCCCGCCGTGGCTCTGGTCGGTCGCTGACGTGCTCGAGTCGACCGCCGACGTCTCCGGAAGCGGAGCGACCGGAGGCTCGTCTGACGGTGAGGACGTCATCGTCGTCTCGGACCCCGTCGGCCACGGGAGCGACCGCGGACCCCACAACTGCGGCGAGTGCGACGACCGCGTCCAGCGGGCGATCAAGGACTTCGACCTGCGCCAGGACCCGAGCGTCTTCGAGCAGGTGTCCTGCGAGTGCGAGGCGACGTGGGAGGCCGTGCTGGAACGGGAGAAAGGGTACTCACTGCCGCTCGCACGCTAA
- the arcS gene encoding archaeosine synthase subunit alpha, giving the protein MTDYFEVHERDAAARLGELRLAESVTTPALVDDVDADTPGAAHPLLRDGGSLWGQDQPEPEGDDSAVTVLPYRGLPAGTPDEVADAFAGDYPDVDFPSAAVVSPKNAGQHPADVTVLSGAPGYVGHAQAFVDAVTSVRDVTPTDTALYLPGVATPRNVATLVYAGVDLVDPDRAVIRGTEGRYLTTDEAYFLEDLEELPCACPACQVPREEFDREDCVEHNVNALAAELRRVRRRIRDGRLRDYIEGQARQDNWLTATVRLLDQQYGYVEERTPLIRRAQLSAATEDAIRRVEIQRFAERVTERYVPRFDDRPLVLIPCSARKPYSDSQSHKQYHDAVHWRAHMVSMTSPIGVVPQELELTYPAQHYDSVVTGEWSANEIEFVSTVLERYLADADYPEIIAHVPGGGYRDICERVEASLGLDVTYTVTDHPTTADSLANLAAELEGWDTYRKSTREANTIRAVADYQFGAGAGDELFDDIATQGRYPQLRADSADGEQLAALAQQYGVLSLTLAGARRWVESDVPSKTVEIEPFVPHGSVLAPGITDASDDIRVGDDVVIRGDAAFGVGRAQMSGPEMRDSSRGIAVQMRHVEEQ; this is encoded by the coding sequence ATGACCGACTACTTCGAGGTCCACGAGCGCGACGCCGCCGCGCGACTGGGCGAGTTGCGCCTCGCCGAGTCCGTGACGACGCCGGCGCTGGTGGACGACGTGGACGCGGATACGCCGGGTGCCGCCCACCCCCTGCTTCGCGACGGTGGGAGTCTCTGGGGCCAGGACCAACCCGAACCCGAGGGCGACGACAGTGCGGTGACGGTCCTCCCCTATCGGGGACTACCCGCTGGTACCCCCGACGAAGTGGCCGACGCGTTCGCCGGCGACTACCCTGACGTCGACTTTCCCAGCGCGGCGGTGGTCTCGCCCAAGAACGCAGGACAACATCCGGCCGACGTCACCGTGCTCTCGGGCGCGCCGGGCTACGTTGGCCACGCCCAAGCCTTCGTCGACGCCGTCACCAGCGTCCGAGATGTGACCCCCACGGACACTGCACTGTATCTCCCAGGCGTCGCGACCCCCCGGAACGTCGCGACGCTCGTCTACGCCGGCGTGGACCTCGTCGACCCCGACAGAGCGGTCATCCGCGGGACCGAAGGCCGCTATCTGACCACCGACGAGGCGTACTTCCTCGAAGACTTAGAGGAACTCCCCTGTGCGTGTCCGGCCTGCCAGGTCCCGCGCGAGGAGTTCGACCGCGAGGACTGCGTCGAACACAACGTCAACGCGCTGGCTGCGGAACTCCGGCGGGTCCGCCGGCGCATCCGCGACGGTCGCCTGCGCGATTACATCGAGGGCCAGGCCCGACAGGACAACTGGCTCACGGCGACGGTCCGGCTGTTGGACCAGCAGTACGGCTACGTCGAGGAGCGCACGCCGCTCATCCGTCGCGCCCAGCTCTCGGCGGCCACCGAGGACGCCATCCGGCGCGTCGAGATCCAGCGCTTCGCCGAGCGCGTCACCGAACGTTACGTCCCCCGCTTCGACGACCGCCCGCTCGTCCTAATTCCGTGTTCGGCGCGCAAGCCCTACAGCGACTCCCAGAGCCACAAGCAGTACCACGACGCCGTCCACTGGCGCGCCCACATGGTGTCGATGACGTCGCCCATCGGCGTCGTCCCCCAGGAGCTCGAACTGACCTACCCCGCCCAGCACTACGACTCCGTCGTGACCGGCGAGTGGAGCGCGAACGAGATCGAGTTCGTCAGCACGGTGCTGGAGCGGTACCTCGCGGACGCAGACTACCCCGAGATCATCGCACACGTCCCCGGCGGGGGGTACCGCGACATCTGCGAGCGTGTCGAGGCGTCGCTGGGACTGGACGTCACGTACACCGTCACCGACCACCCGACCACGGCCGATTCACTTGCGAACCTCGCCGCCGAACTCGAGGGGTGGGACACCTACCGGAAGTCCACCCGCGAGGCCAACACCATCCGCGCCGTCGCCGACTACCAGTTCGGCGCTGGGGCAGGCGACGAACTGTTCGACGACATCGCAACGCAGGGCCGGTACCCACAACTACGCGCCGACAGCGCCGACGGCGAGCAGCTCGCGGCGCTCGCCCAACAGTACGGCGTCCTCTCGCTGACACTCGCCGGCGCCCGACGATGGGTCGAGAGCGACGTGCCGTCGAAGACGGTCGAAATCGAACCGTTCGTCCCGCACGGGTCGGTGCTCGCACCCGGTATCACCGACGCAAGCGACGACATCCGCGTCGGTGACGATGTCGTGATTCGCGGTGACGCTGCGTTCGGCGTCGGCCGCGCACAGATGAGTGGCCCGGAGATGCGCGACTCGTCGCGTGGGATTGCCGTGCAGATGCGTCACGTCGAGGAGCAGTAG
- a CDS encoding PQQ-binding-like beta-propeller repeat protein, which produces MVSRRHYLRVAGLALASVAGCARLGERDGTATDGPSGSPTETDRETTSRTDRPTAKETDTSESDGSRAWEPTWSFDVEFGNVLALTADGTDLYATLSDDAGRSAVARVDRAGQRLAWETEFPGEVVTSTHLRQTNARDKWSLTVADGALYVLTGNIAEDDAWTALHALDSETGQERWSVPRERELAVAGVRDGTVVVGGLEFFFPDSTHEPTEEPLTTVLYGIDAASGDVRWTREFTAVQAATTATDGLAVASASGVTALDLDGGERWSESTGTARTVVAVGDSTVAALADGDGSSLRAFGPEGTERWQDRRPVEEFLVDGDVLYGLGEETVAVEADGTVAWQVDGYSQWPLLAPDGDTLYTRAAVGADAVDAFSLPEGGRRFRYETPSNNGWPAGATDSFVVAEAITPEEADFTSLFAVDERSGEPMAVFRPADTVFDVAGVGDTAYAGIGGRLLAFEGPG; this is translated from the coding sequence ATGGTCTCCCGGAGACACTATCTCCGCGTCGCCGGCCTCGCGCTCGCCTCGGTCGCCGGCTGCGCGAGGCTCGGCGAGCGAGACGGGACGGCGACCGACGGGCCGAGCGGGTCGCCCACGGAGACAGACCGAGAGACGACGTCGAGAACCGACCGACCGACCGCCAAAGAGACGGACACGAGCGAGTCCGACGGTTCCCGCGCGTGGGAGCCGACCTGGTCGTTCGACGTCGAGTTCGGGAACGTCCTGGCACTGACTGCCGACGGCACCGACCTCTACGCGACGCTGAGCGACGACGCGGGCCGGTCGGCCGTCGCGAGGGTCGACCGGGCCGGACAACGCCTGGCGTGGGAAACCGAGTTCCCCGGGGAGGTGGTCACCAGCACCCACCTCCGGCAGACGAACGCCAGGGACAAGTGGAGTCTCACCGTCGCCGACGGGGCGCTGTACGTCCTGACCGGGAACATCGCGGAGGACGACGCCTGGACGGCACTGCACGCGCTCGACTCCGAGACGGGCCAGGAACGGTGGTCGGTCCCCCGCGAGAGAGAGCTGGCGGTCGCCGGCGTCCGCGACGGTACCGTCGTGGTCGGTGGCCTGGAGTTCTTCTTCCCGGATTCGACACACGAACCGACCGAAGAGCCGCTGACGACGGTGCTCTACGGTATCGACGCCGCGAGTGGCGACGTGCGCTGGACCCGGGAGTTCACCGCCGTCCAAGCAGCGACGACGGCGACCGATGGCCTGGCCGTCGCGTCGGCGTCCGGCGTGACGGCGCTCGACCTCGACGGCGGGGAGCGGTGGTCGGAGTCGACGGGTACGGCGCGGACAGTGGTCGCAGTCGGGGACAGCACCGTGGCCGCGCTCGCGGACGGCGACGGGTCGAGCCTCCGTGCGTTCGGCCCCGAGGGGACCGAGCGCTGGCAGGACCGGCGGCCGGTCGAGGAGTTCCTGGTCGACGGCGACGTGCTGTACGGACTCGGCGAGGAAACGGTCGCCGTCGAGGCCGACGGCACCGTGGCCTGGCAGGTCGACGGCTACAGTCAGTGGCCACTGCTCGCACCCGACGGCGACACACTGTACACACGCGCCGCCGTAGGTGCCGACGCCGTCGACGCCTTCTCGCTGCCAGAGGGCGGGCGTCGGTTCCGCTACGAGACGCCGTCGAACAACGGCTGGCCGGCCGGCGCGACCGACTCGTTCGTCGTCGCCGAGGCCATCACGCCCGAGGAGGCAGACTTCACGAGCCTGTTCGCCGTCGACGAGCGGTCCGGGGAGCCGATGGCCGTCTTTCGGCCCGCGGACACCGTCTTCGACGTCGCCGGCGTGGGCGACACCGCCTACGCCGGTATCGGCGGGCGACTGCTCGCCTTCGAGGGCCCGGGCTGA
- a CDS encoding VanZ family protein, with the protein MERSATRRWRPAIVFALLLLVTSLVPLPQNGAGTVPALLSVSLDKWAHAAGYGAFTVLLASGRRAQRARSVAALVALAVAYGAGIEGLQALTASRSASGADMLANGVGAVLAGVAWRWSRRSNRD; encoded by the coding sequence ATGGAACGGTCGGCGACGCGACGGTGGCGTCCAGCCATCGTGTTCGCGCTCCTCCTGCTGGTCACGTCACTGGTGCCACTCCCCCAGAACGGGGCCGGAACGGTGCCCGCGCTACTGAGCGTGTCGCTGGACAAGTGGGCTCACGCCGCCGGTTACGGCGCGTTCACCGTGCTGCTGGCGAGCGGGCGGCGAGCGCAGCGCGCGCGTTCGGTCGCCGCGCTCGTGGCGCTCGCCGTCGCCTACGGGGCGGGCATCGAGGGACTCCAGGCCCTCACGGCGTCGCGGTCGGCGAGTGGTGCCGATATGCTGGCCAACGGCGTCGGCGCGGTCCTCGCCGGGGTCGCGTGGCGCTGGTCGCGTCGCTCAAACCGAGACTGA
- a CDS encoding DUF7504 family protein has product MSQRHDSRYTFPGTPLNPVDQGTNLLVTGPILDGTRETALRLLAADPNDGVVVVAADTSAREILEGFDSLDCDVSGGRVRIVDCGQNSDEELGEFVTSVSTPADLTGIGIEYSAQYEQVYARGYDAVRTGIYTLTPLLVFSDDVRSVFRFVNIVTSRIRTADGLGVCVLDPDAHDDRVVGSIAQSFDGRIDVRAGDDGPEIRVKGLPDQPREWTPMG; this is encoded by the coding sequence ATGAGCCAGCGCCACGACAGCCGGTACACGTTTCCGGGGACGCCGCTGAATCCCGTCGACCAGGGGACGAACCTCCTGGTCACCGGGCCGATTCTCGACGGGACCCGCGAGACGGCGCTCCGACTGCTCGCTGCCGACCCGAACGACGGCGTCGTCGTCGTCGCGGCCGACACCAGCGCCCGGGAGATACTGGAGGGGTTCGACTCGCTGGACTGTGACGTCTCCGGCGGCCGCGTCCGCATCGTCGACTGCGGGCAGAACAGCGACGAGGAACTCGGCGAGTTCGTCACGTCGGTGTCGACGCCCGCCGACCTCACCGGGATCGGCATCGAGTACTCGGCACAGTACGAGCAGGTGTACGCCCGCGGCTACGACGCCGTCAGGACGGGCATCTACACGCTGACGCCGCTGTTGGTGTTCAGCGACGACGTTCGCTCGGTCTTCCGATTCGTCAACATCGTCACCAGCCGCATCCGGACTGCAGACGGCCTCGGGGTCTGTGTCCTCGACCCGGACGCCCACGACGACCGGGTCGTCGGCAGCATCGCCCAGTCGTTCGACGGCCGTATCGACGTCCGCGCGGGCGACGACGGCCCCGAAATCCGGGTCAAGGGGCTCCCCGACCAACCACGCGAGTGGACGCCGATGGGATAA